Proteins from one Ranitomeya variabilis isolate aRanVar5 chromosome 1, aRanVar5.hap1, whole genome shotgun sequence genomic window:
- the LOC143793578 gene encoding uncharacterized protein LOC143793578, with the protein MRKHSNGENLITLHGPPGLHSTSLSYNPPNHGEPSLEQSCIVTTIPGDKVNTRFQGDKQITKSSDILTQRKQKGEKTYCCSECGKCFTNKTKFVIHQRIHTGEKPFSCSNCGKAFTEKGSLIKHQRIHTGEKPYSCSECGKCFTDKGSLIIHQKIHTGEKPYSCSECGKSFTDKSSFTRHQRIHTGEAPYSCSECGKCFTDKGSLIAHQRIHTGEKPYSCSECGKCFTGKGSVTIHQKIHTGEKPFSCSECVKSFTDKSSLTRHQRIHTGETPYSCSECGKLFRDKSNLIKHQRIHSGVKPFSCLQCRKCFTEKSQLVKHQRTHY; encoded by the coding sequence ATGAGGAAGCACTCTAATGGAGAAAACCTCATTACCCTTCATGGACCTCCTGGACTTCACAGTACTTCACTTTCTTATAATCCTCCTAATCATGGGGAACCCTCTCTTGAGCAATCTTGCATTGTTACCACAATTCCGGGTGATAAAGTGAATACAAGATTTCAGGGTGACAAGCAAATTACTAAAAGCTCAGATATTTTAACACAAAGAAAGCAAAAAGGAGAAAAGACATACtgctgctcagaatgtgggaaatgctttacaaataaaacaaaatttgttatacatcagagaattcacacaggagaaaagccattttcatgttcaaactGTGGGAAGGCCTTCACAGAAAAAGGAAGTCTTATTAAACATCagcgaattcacacaggggagaagccatattcatgttcagaatgtggtaaatgctttacagataaagggagtcttattatacatcagaaaattcacactggagaaaagccatattcatgttcggaatgtgggaagtccttcacagataaatcaagttttactaggcatcagagaattcatacaggagaggctccatattcatgttcagaatgcgggaaatgcTTTACAGACAAAGGGAGTCTTattgcacatcagagaattcacacaggcgagaagccatattcttgttctgaatgtgggaaatgctttacaggTAAAGGGAGTGTTACtatacatcagaaaattcacactggagaaaagccattttcatgttcagaatgtgtgaAGTCCTTCACAGATAAATCAAGTCTtactagacatcagagaattcatacaggagagactccatattcatgttcagaatgtgggaaattgtTTCGTGATAAATCAAATCTTAttaaacatcaaagaattcacagcgGGGTAAAACCTTTTTCGTGTTTACAATGTAGAAAATGCTTTACAGAGAAATCACAACTTGTTAAACATCAAAGAACTCACTATTGA